From Echinicola soli, a single genomic window includes:
- a CDS encoding ArsR family transcriptional regulator: MLDSLITSKTRLRLLVKFFINADNHSHLRGLAEEFGESTNAIRKELNNLSEAGYLQKASEKNRISYRANTRHPLFFPLQGIIRKYIGLDTLVEEVLNRMGDVESVILTGDYANGLDTGTIDVSIKGDALNEEYLDNLGNRIQEMIDRKVNFTVLGQESQSGIILYNKAAE; encoded by the coding sequence ATGCTTGATTCGTTGATCACATCCAAGACCAGACTGCGATTGTTGGTAAAGTTTTTTATCAATGCAGACAACCATAGCCATCTGCGCGGACTGGCCGAGGAGTTTGGTGAATCTACCAACGCCATAAGAAAGGAACTTAACAATTTGTCAGAAGCAGGTTACCTGCAAAAAGCATCCGAAAAAAACAGGATCAGTTACAGGGCCAATACCCGGCACCCTTTGTTTTTTCCCTTGCAGGGTATTATTCGGAAATATATTGGATTGGATACGCTGGTGGAGGAAGTCCTGAACAGGATGGGGGATGTGGAAAGTGTCATTCTTACCGGGGATTATGCCAATGGTCTCGATACCGGTACCATTGATGTCAGTATAAAGGGGGATGCACTCAATGAGGAATACCTCGACAATTTGGGGAACCGTATCCAAGAAATGATCGACCGTAAGGTGAATTTCACGGTGCTGGGCCAAGAATCCCAGTCTGGCATCATTTTATATAACAAAGCCGCTGAGTAA